The Alnus glutinosa chromosome 7, dhAlnGlut1.1, whole genome shotgun sequence genome includes a region encoding these proteins:
- the LOC133872259 gene encoding condensin-1 complex subunit CAP-D2 isoform X2: MAPHFFFPQTLRALEEEHEDNRLYAQNPIDIASLHPSELEEFVKGVSFDLSDKELFCIEDQDVFNRVYSLIRSYASLPTSCKLNLVESLRSNFSVLLPNVDSLSRVSQSHDDDTPVLDRVASHRNAFKIYTFFLINVVLAEQANTGSSNNPKVAAATRKKQLVNSWNWEPQRSRILNLIANSLEINLPLLFGSSDLDENYLSFIVKNVFSMFENAILLKDSDTKDALCRIIGACTTKYHYMAQSCASIMHLIHKYDFVVTHTADAVAGAEKKYADGSLASSLIREIGRTNPKDYVKDTVGAENIGRFLVELAERLPKLVSTNIGVLVPHFGGESYKIRNALVGVLGKLVANAFKDIEGEVSSKSVRLRTKQAMLEILLERCRDVSAYTRSRVLQVWAELCEDHSVSIGLWNEVAEVAAGRLEDKSAIVRKSALNLLIMMLQHNPFGPQLRIASFEATLEQYKKKMNELEPDVPLESVVDGLPSDNDTSKENGEVHNIDPQVPAIEQQESLTDSCLAHVEEGISQKDSSVPDIGNLEQTRALVASLEAGLRFSKCISATMPTLVQLMASSSASDVENTILLLMRCKQFQIDGSEACLRKMLPLAFSQDKSIYDAVENAFVTIYIRKNPVETAKNLLNLAIDSNIGDLAALEFIVGALVSKGDISTSTISALWDFFCFSVSGTTAENSRGALSVLCMAAKSSTGVLSSHLQDIIDIGFGRWAKVEPLLARTTCIAIQRLSVDDKKKLLSVNGRRVFGILESLITGFWLPENIWYAAADEAIAALYATHPVPETLAADLVKKSLSSVFSCSGGDELQNDIDSGNANILTTVQLAKLSRYLFVISHVAMNQLVYIESCARKIRKQRVAKAKTDTDGQNVHCNGTISADTVKENSMNAELGFAASEDAYLDTLSDKAEKEIISGGSSEKNLIGHSALFLSKLCRNFHLMQKYPELQASGMLALCRFMIIDANFCDANLQLLFTVVESSPSEIVRSNCTIALGDLAVRFPNLLEPWTEHMYARLGDPLASVRKNAVLVLSHLILNDMMKVKGYINEMAIRLEDEDERISNLAKLFFHELSKKGSNPIYNLLPDILGKLSNQNLTRESFCNIMQYLIGSIKKDKQMEALVEKLCNRFSGVTDITQWEYISYCLSQLAFTEKGIKRLMESFKTYEHTLSEDSVIDHFKNIINKTKKFAKPELKSCIEEFEDKLNKFHMEKKEQEVTARNARIHQQKVGTMKGFAVAGNTGEDSAESDTAEEGEVIDPSTEGMIQPINDSSKPKSVESDEYSRASSELTESEPAENEVQSPIRGASKSRAKKSSMKDQKCNVSASTKRSSRSKQR, translated from the exons ATGGCTCCTCACTTCTTCTTTCCCCAGACCCTCAGAGCACTAGAAGAAGAGCACGAAGACAACCGCCTCTACGCGCAAAACCCCATCGACATCGCTTCGCTTCATCCCTCCGAACTTGAAGAGTTCGTCAAAG GTGTATCCTTTGATCTTTCCGACAAGGAGCTCTTTTGCATTGAAGACCAAGATGTCTTCAACCGTGTCTATTCGTTGATTCGTAGTTATGCTAGTCTCCCTACATCTTGTAAACTCAATCTCGTAGAGAGTCTCCGATCCAATTTTAGTGTTCTTCTTCCAAATGTTGATTCACTCTCGCGAGTTTCTCAAAGTCATGATGATGACACTCCAGTGCTTGATCGGGTTGCTTCACATCGTAATGCTTTTAAAATTTACACATTCTTCCTCATAAATGTTGTTCTTGCTGAGCAGGCCAACACTGGTTCCAGCAATAATCCAAag GTAGCAGCAGCTACAAGGAAGAAACAGCTAGTAAACTCATGGAATTGGGAGCCTCAAAGGAGTCGAATACTCAATTTGATTGCTAATTCACTAGAGATCAACCTTCCCTTGCTCTTTGGTTCATCAGATCTGGATGAAAATTATTTGTCTTTCATTGTGAA AAATGTATTCTCGATGTTTGAGAATGCAATTCTTTTAAAAGATTCCGACACCAAAGATGCTCTATGTCGCATAATTGGAGCATGCACTACAAAATACCACTACATGGCACAGTCATGTGCTTCTATCATGCACCTAATTCACAAATATGATTTTGTTGTTACCCACACGGCTGATGCGGTTGCTGGTGCTGAGAAGAAGTATGCTGATGGAAGCCTGGCCAGCTCCCTTATCAGGGAGATTGGGAGGACTAACCCAAAAGATTATGTGAAGGACACTGTTGGGGCTGAAAATATTGGGCGTTTTCTGGTAGAGCTTGCTGAGCGGCTGCCAAAGTTGGTTTCAACCAACATTGGAGTTCTGGTCCCGCACTTCGGTGGGGAATCTTATAAGATAAGGAATGCTCTTGTGGGGGTTCTTGGGAAGTTGGTTGCAAATGCATTTAAGGATATTGAGGGTGAAGTAAGTTCTAAATCTGTTCGTCTCCGAACCAAGCAAGCCATGTTGGAAATTTTGCTTGAACGATGCCGAGATGTTTCAGCCTATACTAGGAGTCGAGTTCTTCAGGTTTGGGCTGAACTATGTGAAGATCATTCTGTTTCAATTGGTTTGTGGAATGAGGTTGCCGAAGTTGCAGCTGGTAGGTTGGAGGATAAGAGTGCAATTGTTAGAAAATCTGcattaaatttacttatcatGATGTTGCAGCATAATCCGTTTGGCCCACAACTTCGAATAGCTTCATTTGAAGCAACCTTAGAGCAGTataagaagaagatgaatgaaCTTGAACCAGATGTGCCTTTAGAAAGTGTTGTGGATGGTCTACCTTCTGATAATGATACTTCCAAAGAAAATGGTGAAGTTCATAATATTGATCCTCAAGTTCCAGCCATAGAGCAGCAAGAGAGTTTGACAGACAGTTGTTTGGCTCATGTGGAAGAAGGGATTTCTCAGAAGGATAGTTCTGTGCCAGATATTGGGAACTTGGAACAGACCAGGGCATTGGTTGCATCTCTTGAGGCAGGCTTGAGGTTTTCTAAGTGCATCTCTGCTACAATGCCAACACTTGTTCAATTGATGGCTTCATCTTCTGCCTCTGATGTAGAGAACACAATTCTCTTGCTCATGAGGTGCAAACAGTTCCAAATTGATGGTTCAGAAGCCTGCCTCCGCAAGATGTTGCCACTG GCATTTTCTCAGGACAAATCCATCTACGACGCTGTGGAGAACGCCTTTGTTACAATTTATATAAGGAAAAACCCAGTAGAAACAGCTAAAAATCTCTTGAATCTCGCCATAGATTCAAATATAGGAGATCTAGCAGCTCTGGAGTTTATTGTTGGGGCCTTGGTATCCAAAGGTGATATATCTACCAGCACG ATATCAGCATTATGGGATTTCTTTTGCTTTAGTGTTAGTGGAACCACTGCAGAGAATAGTCGTGGTGCTTTATCTGTCCTTTGCATGGCGGCAAAATCATCCACTGGGGTTCTCAGCTCTCACTTACAAGACATTATTGATATTGGGTTTGGTCGTTGGGCTAAAGTGGAGCCTTTGCTTGCTAGAACTACATGCATTGCTATTCAAAGATTGTCTGTAGATGACAAGAAAAAATTGCTGTCAGTTAATGGCAGACGAGTATTTGGTATTCTAGAAAGCTTAATTACTGGCTTTTGGCTTCCAGAAAACATATGGTATGCTGCTGCTGATGAAGCAATAGCTGCCTTATACGCAACGCATCCTGTTCCAGAAACATTAGCTGCTGATCTGGTTAAAAAATCTCTTAGTTCTGTGTTTAGTTGTAGTGGAGGAGATGAATTGCAGAATGACATTGACAGTGGTAATGCCAACATACTTACCACAGTTCAACTAGCCAAACTGAGTAGATATTTATTTGTCATAAGTCATGTTGCCATGAACCAATTGGTTTATATCGAATCGTGTGCTCGAAAGATCCGGAAACAAAGAGTGGCAAAGGCAAAAACAGATACTGATGGTCAAAATGTACATTGCAATGGCACAATATCAGCTGATACAGTTAAG GAAAATAGTATGAATGCCGAACTAGGTTTTGCTGCCTCTGAAGATGCATATCTTGATACTCTATCTGacaaagcagaaaaagaaattatttctgGTGGTTCCAGTGAGAAGAACTTGATTGGACACTCTGCACTTTTCTTGTCAAAGCTTTGTAGAAATTTTCATCTGATGCAAAAG TATCCAGAACTACAAGCTTCCGGAATGCTTGCTTTATGTCGGTTTATGATCATTGATGCAAATTTTTG TGATGCGAATCTCCAGCTTCTCTTCACTGTTGTGGAGAGTTCACCCTCAGAAATTGTTCGTTCCAATTGCACTATTGCTCTTGGTGATTTGGCAGTCCGGTTTCCCAATCTGTTAGAACCATGGACTGAGCACATGTATGCGCGGTTAGGGGATCCTTTGGCTTCTGTTAGGAAGAATGCTGTTCTGGTGCTTTCACATCTCATATTGAATGACATGATGAAG GTAAAAGGGTATATAAATGAGATGGCTATCCGGTTGGAAGATGAAGATGAGCGGATTTCAAATCTGGCTAAACTTTTTTTTCATGAGTTGTCTAAGAAAG GAAGCAATCCAATATATAATTTACTTCCCGATATACTTGGCAAATTATCCAACCAGAATCTAACGAGAGAGTCTTTCTGCAACATCATGCAGTACTTAATTGGTTCCATCAAGAAG GACAAACAAATGGAAGCTCTTGTTGAAAAGCTCTGCAATAGGTTTAGTGGAGTTACAG ATATCACACAATGGGAATATATTTCTTACTGCCTCTCTCAGCTGGCATTCACTGAAAAAGGAATTAAAAGGCTCATGGAGTCATTCAAGACTTATGAACATACCCTATCGGAGGATTCTGTGATTGACCATTTCAAGAATATAATAAACAAG ACCAAGaagtttgcaaagcctgaacttAAATCGTGCATTGAGGAGTTTGAGGATAAACTTAATAAATTTCACATGGAAAAGAAGGAGCAGGAAGTGACTGCAAGAAATGCCCGAATTCATCAACAGAAAGTTGGTACCATGAAAGGTTTTGCAGTTGCTGGGAATACTGGAGAAGATAGTGCAGAATCTGATACTGCTGAAG AGGGTGAAGTCATTGATCCATCCACTGAAGGAATGATCCAGCCTATAAATGATTCATCAAAACCTAAATCTGTTGAGTCAGATGAATATTCTCGTGCTTCCAGTGAGTTAACGGAGTCAGAACCAGCTGAAAATGAAGTTCAATCACCTATCAGAG GGGCCTCCAAATCCAGAGCTAAGAAAAGCAGCATGAAAGATCAAAAGTGCAATGTTTCTGCATCCACCAAAAGAAGTAGCAGATCAAAGCAAAG GTAG
- the LOC133872259 gene encoding condensin-1 complex subunit CAP-D2 isoform X1, protein MAPHFFFPQTLRALEEEHEDNRLYAQNPIDIASLHPSELEEFVKGVSFDLSDKELFCIEDQDVFNRVYSLIRSYASLPTSCKLNLVESLRSNFSVLLPNVDSLSRVSQSHDDDTPVLDRVASHRNAFKIYTFFLINVVLAEQANTGSSNNPKVAAATRKKQLVNSWNWEPQRSRILNLIANSLEINLPLLFGSSDLDENYLSFIVKNVFSMFENAILLKDSDTKDALCRIIGACTTKYHYMAQSCASIMHLIHKYDFVVTHTADAVAGAEKKYADGSLASSLIREIGRTNPKDYVKDTVGAENIGRFLVELAERLPKLVSTNIGVLVPHFGGESYKIRNALVGVLGKLVANAFKDIEGEVSSKSVRLRTKQAMLEILLERCRDVSAYTRSRVLQVWAELCEDHSVSIGLWNEVAEVAAGRLEDKSAIVRKSALNLLIMMLQHNPFGPQLRIASFEATLEQYKKKMNELEPDVPLESVVDGLPSDNDTSKENGEVHNIDPQVPAIEQQESLTDSCLAHVEEGISQKDSSVPDIGNLEQTRALVASLEAGLRFSKCISATMPTLVQLMASSSASDVENTILLLMRCKQFQIDGSEACLRKMLPLAFSQDKSIYDAVENAFVTIYIRKNPVETAKNLLNLAIDSNIGDLAALEFIVGALVSKGDISTSTISALWDFFCFSVSGTTAENSRGALSVLCMAAKSSTGVLSSHLQDIIDIGFGRWAKVEPLLARTTCIAIQRLSVDDKKKLLSVNGRRVFGILESLITGFWLPENIWYAAADEAIAALYATHPVPETLAADLVKKSLSSVFSCSGGDELQNDIDSGNANILTTVQLAKLSRYLFVISHVAMNQLVYIESCARKIRKQRVAKAKTDTDGQNVHCNGTISADTVKENSMNAELGFAASEDAYLDTLSDKAEKEIISGGSSEKNLIGHSALFLSKLCRNFHLMQKYPELQASGMLALCRFMIIDANFCDANLQLLFTVVESSPSEIVRSNCTIALGDLAVRFPNLLEPWTEHMYARLGDPLASVRKNAVLVLSHLILNDMMKVKGYINEMAIRLEDEDERISNLAKLFFHELSKKGSNPIYNLLPDILGKLSNQNLTRESFCNIMQYLIGSIKKDKQMEALVEKLCNRFSGVTDITQWEYISYCLSQLAFTEKGIKRLMESFKTYEHTLSEDSVIDHFKNIINKTKKFAKPELKSCIEEFEDKLNKFHMEKKEQEVTARNARIHQQKVGTMKGFAVAGNTGEDSAESDTAEDETEGEVIDPSTEGMIQPINDSSKPKSVESDEYSRASSELTESEPAENEVQSPIRGASKSRAKKSSMKDQKCNVSASTKRSSRSKQR, encoded by the exons ATGGCTCCTCACTTCTTCTTTCCCCAGACCCTCAGAGCACTAGAAGAAGAGCACGAAGACAACCGCCTCTACGCGCAAAACCCCATCGACATCGCTTCGCTTCATCCCTCCGAACTTGAAGAGTTCGTCAAAG GTGTATCCTTTGATCTTTCCGACAAGGAGCTCTTTTGCATTGAAGACCAAGATGTCTTCAACCGTGTCTATTCGTTGATTCGTAGTTATGCTAGTCTCCCTACATCTTGTAAACTCAATCTCGTAGAGAGTCTCCGATCCAATTTTAGTGTTCTTCTTCCAAATGTTGATTCACTCTCGCGAGTTTCTCAAAGTCATGATGATGACACTCCAGTGCTTGATCGGGTTGCTTCACATCGTAATGCTTTTAAAATTTACACATTCTTCCTCATAAATGTTGTTCTTGCTGAGCAGGCCAACACTGGTTCCAGCAATAATCCAAag GTAGCAGCAGCTACAAGGAAGAAACAGCTAGTAAACTCATGGAATTGGGAGCCTCAAAGGAGTCGAATACTCAATTTGATTGCTAATTCACTAGAGATCAACCTTCCCTTGCTCTTTGGTTCATCAGATCTGGATGAAAATTATTTGTCTTTCATTGTGAA AAATGTATTCTCGATGTTTGAGAATGCAATTCTTTTAAAAGATTCCGACACCAAAGATGCTCTATGTCGCATAATTGGAGCATGCACTACAAAATACCACTACATGGCACAGTCATGTGCTTCTATCATGCACCTAATTCACAAATATGATTTTGTTGTTACCCACACGGCTGATGCGGTTGCTGGTGCTGAGAAGAAGTATGCTGATGGAAGCCTGGCCAGCTCCCTTATCAGGGAGATTGGGAGGACTAACCCAAAAGATTATGTGAAGGACACTGTTGGGGCTGAAAATATTGGGCGTTTTCTGGTAGAGCTTGCTGAGCGGCTGCCAAAGTTGGTTTCAACCAACATTGGAGTTCTGGTCCCGCACTTCGGTGGGGAATCTTATAAGATAAGGAATGCTCTTGTGGGGGTTCTTGGGAAGTTGGTTGCAAATGCATTTAAGGATATTGAGGGTGAAGTAAGTTCTAAATCTGTTCGTCTCCGAACCAAGCAAGCCATGTTGGAAATTTTGCTTGAACGATGCCGAGATGTTTCAGCCTATACTAGGAGTCGAGTTCTTCAGGTTTGGGCTGAACTATGTGAAGATCATTCTGTTTCAATTGGTTTGTGGAATGAGGTTGCCGAAGTTGCAGCTGGTAGGTTGGAGGATAAGAGTGCAATTGTTAGAAAATCTGcattaaatttacttatcatGATGTTGCAGCATAATCCGTTTGGCCCACAACTTCGAATAGCTTCATTTGAAGCAACCTTAGAGCAGTataagaagaagatgaatgaaCTTGAACCAGATGTGCCTTTAGAAAGTGTTGTGGATGGTCTACCTTCTGATAATGATACTTCCAAAGAAAATGGTGAAGTTCATAATATTGATCCTCAAGTTCCAGCCATAGAGCAGCAAGAGAGTTTGACAGACAGTTGTTTGGCTCATGTGGAAGAAGGGATTTCTCAGAAGGATAGTTCTGTGCCAGATATTGGGAACTTGGAACAGACCAGGGCATTGGTTGCATCTCTTGAGGCAGGCTTGAGGTTTTCTAAGTGCATCTCTGCTACAATGCCAACACTTGTTCAATTGATGGCTTCATCTTCTGCCTCTGATGTAGAGAACACAATTCTCTTGCTCATGAGGTGCAAACAGTTCCAAATTGATGGTTCAGAAGCCTGCCTCCGCAAGATGTTGCCACTG GCATTTTCTCAGGACAAATCCATCTACGACGCTGTGGAGAACGCCTTTGTTACAATTTATATAAGGAAAAACCCAGTAGAAACAGCTAAAAATCTCTTGAATCTCGCCATAGATTCAAATATAGGAGATCTAGCAGCTCTGGAGTTTATTGTTGGGGCCTTGGTATCCAAAGGTGATATATCTACCAGCACG ATATCAGCATTATGGGATTTCTTTTGCTTTAGTGTTAGTGGAACCACTGCAGAGAATAGTCGTGGTGCTTTATCTGTCCTTTGCATGGCGGCAAAATCATCCACTGGGGTTCTCAGCTCTCACTTACAAGACATTATTGATATTGGGTTTGGTCGTTGGGCTAAAGTGGAGCCTTTGCTTGCTAGAACTACATGCATTGCTATTCAAAGATTGTCTGTAGATGACAAGAAAAAATTGCTGTCAGTTAATGGCAGACGAGTATTTGGTATTCTAGAAAGCTTAATTACTGGCTTTTGGCTTCCAGAAAACATATGGTATGCTGCTGCTGATGAAGCAATAGCTGCCTTATACGCAACGCATCCTGTTCCAGAAACATTAGCTGCTGATCTGGTTAAAAAATCTCTTAGTTCTGTGTTTAGTTGTAGTGGAGGAGATGAATTGCAGAATGACATTGACAGTGGTAATGCCAACATACTTACCACAGTTCAACTAGCCAAACTGAGTAGATATTTATTTGTCATAAGTCATGTTGCCATGAACCAATTGGTTTATATCGAATCGTGTGCTCGAAAGATCCGGAAACAAAGAGTGGCAAAGGCAAAAACAGATACTGATGGTCAAAATGTACATTGCAATGGCACAATATCAGCTGATACAGTTAAG GAAAATAGTATGAATGCCGAACTAGGTTTTGCTGCCTCTGAAGATGCATATCTTGATACTCTATCTGacaaagcagaaaaagaaattatttctgGTGGTTCCAGTGAGAAGAACTTGATTGGACACTCTGCACTTTTCTTGTCAAAGCTTTGTAGAAATTTTCATCTGATGCAAAAG TATCCAGAACTACAAGCTTCCGGAATGCTTGCTTTATGTCGGTTTATGATCATTGATGCAAATTTTTG TGATGCGAATCTCCAGCTTCTCTTCACTGTTGTGGAGAGTTCACCCTCAGAAATTGTTCGTTCCAATTGCACTATTGCTCTTGGTGATTTGGCAGTCCGGTTTCCCAATCTGTTAGAACCATGGACTGAGCACATGTATGCGCGGTTAGGGGATCCTTTGGCTTCTGTTAGGAAGAATGCTGTTCTGGTGCTTTCACATCTCATATTGAATGACATGATGAAG GTAAAAGGGTATATAAATGAGATGGCTATCCGGTTGGAAGATGAAGATGAGCGGATTTCAAATCTGGCTAAACTTTTTTTTCATGAGTTGTCTAAGAAAG GAAGCAATCCAATATATAATTTACTTCCCGATATACTTGGCAAATTATCCAACCAGAATCTAACGAGAGAGTCTTTCTGCAACATCATGCAGTACTTAATTGGTTCCATCAAGAAG GACAAACAAATGGAAGCTCTTGTTGAAAAGCTCTGCAATAGGTTTAGTGGAGTTACAG ATATCACACAATGGGAATATATTTCTTACTGCCTCTCTCAGCTGGCATTCACTGAAAAAGGAATTAAAAGGCTCATGGAGTCATTCAAGACTTATGAACATACCCTATCGGAGGATTCTGTGATTGACCATTTCAAGAATATAATAAACAAG ACCAAGaagtttgcaaagcctgaacttAAATCGTGCATTGAGGAGTTTGAGGATAAACTTAATAAATTTCACATGGAAAAGAAGGAGCAGGAAGTGACTGCAAGAAATGCCCGAATTCATCAACAGAAAGTTGGTACCATGAAAGGTTTTGCAGTTGCTGGGAATACTGGAGAAGATAGTGCAGAATCTGATACTGCTGAAG ATGAAACAGAGGGTGAAGTCATTGATCCATCCACTGAAGGAATGATCCAGCCTATAAATGATTCATCAAAACCTAAATCTGTTGAGTCAGATGAATATTCTCGTGCTTCCAGTGAGTTAACGGAGTCAGAACCAGCTGAAAATGAAGTTCAATCACCTATCAGAG GGGCCTCCAAATCCAGAGCTAAGAAAAGCAGCATGAAAGATCAAAAGTGCAATGTTTCTGCATCCACCAAAAGAAGTAGCAGATCAAAGCAAAG GTAG